The following is a genomic window from candidate division KSB1 bacterium.
TCCAAATTCGCCAAGACCTGCGGCTATGTCAATCTGGTTTATACCTACCGTTTGGCACCGGAACACCCGTTTCCGGCCGCGCTGGATGATTCCGTCATGGTGTACAAAATACTGCTCGACAAAGGGTATCAGCCGAATCGCATACTTGTTGCCGGAGGCGGTCTATAACCCTGGCCTTGCTGCTGGCCCTGAAAGAACAACATTTCTCATTGTCGGCCGGAGCTGTCGCTATTTCTCCCTGGACGGATCTAACCTGTTCCGGTGATTCCTATCGAACAAAAAACAAAAAATCCGTTGCCCCGTTGAATTCATAAAAGGTGTTCAGTGCTCATTATACCGGCACTCACTCTGCAAAACATCCGCTCATCCCCCCCTGTACGGTGATCTGCAGGGACTCTCCGGTTTTTATCAATGCCGCAATGGATGATGAATTGTATGACGACGCTGAACGCTTTTACCTGAAAGCAAAAAAGGTCGATGTCGATTTTGAATTCCGATCCGGAGTCGGTAGGGTACACTGTTATCCGCTACTGTCGCCCATGTTCCGTGAAGCTGCCGAGGCTATGGATGAGATTCGCACATTTATTCGCCGACGTTTGGAAATTTGATTTCGGCCGGGGAAAACTAAAAGAATCCGGAATATAAAGGCAGATAGCCGGTACTCACAAAACCGGGTATAGTTTTAGTATAATCCGCAAAGCCCTGTCATTATCAAGCCCGTACCTCGGGGAATTGATAGAGATGTCGGAATGATGCTTGAAATAACCGCGGTATTCTGGAGAGCCCACTTTAATAAATTCCAAAATGCATAAAAAAAGCCCGAGAATGTAACGGCTGCATTCCCGGGCTTTATTAATTAACGAAAATAATTGAACGTGCTATCGAACCAACAGCATCTTTTTCGTTTCAGAAAACTGATCTGCGCTAATACGATAGTAATAAACTCCATTGCTGACAGTCTGACCGTTTTCATCCAAACCGTTCCAGCGTACAGAATGGTGTCCGGCGGTCTGTTCTGTGTTAACCAGGGTTTTAATGGACTGTCCGAGAGAGTTGTAAATGCTGACGGTAACCTGTGAGGTCTTTGGCAGCGCGTATTCTATAACCGTTGACGGGTTGAACGGATTGGGGTAATTCTGAGTGAGACCAAAATGATTTGGTTTTTCGGTCAACTCGTCTACACCCGTATCCTCCAGCAAATTTTCAAACCAGACAATCTCGTCTCTGCCTGTCGAAGCTGCGACGATATCCGGGAATCCATCACCGTCAAAATCAGCCGCTGCAACGGCCATGGGGCCACGAATTTTTAGATAGCCGCCAATTATCTTTTGATTTGAAAAAGATCTATTGCCCGTGTTTTCAAACCAGGCGATTTTGTCATCACGGTAAGCATCCGAGTAGGAAACGGTCACGATATCCAGGTCACCGTCTTTGTCAAAATCGGACGCAAAAGCTGATTTTACACCGACCGTGGAATCCGTTACAGCTCTTGTCCTGAAAGTTCCGCTTCCACTGTTTTCATACCATTCGACTTTGTCAGCATCTTCTATAGAAGCCAACACATCCGGATCGCCGTCAACATCCAGATCGACCTTTGTAATATTACAATTACCTGCCGGTACAAGGGTGTATATAATATTCGGCTCATCCGCAAGTTCAAGTTCATCATCCTGGATCCCTACATTTTCATGCCAGGCAATATTGCCGGTTTCTTTTGAAATTGTGACAATATCCGGATCACCATCCTGGTCCATATCGGCAGCAAACATCGACGATAGTCCGTCAAGTTCAGCAAGGACCTGCTGGCTTCCAAACTCTGTATCACCCGTATTTTCATACCAGGCAATCTTTGTATCTTTGATGGAAGCTGACACCACATCAAGGTCTCCGTCCTGATCCATATCAGCTGCATATACAGAGTTTGCTCCGCTTGCCTCATTGGTGATCATTTTCGGTTCACTAAAAAAACCAGCGCCGGTATTTTCATACCAGGTAATTCTGTTATTAGCGTATGTGGCTGAGAGAACATCGAGATCACCGTCAGCATCCAGATCAACAACATAGATAGACTGAACATCATCAGCGTCTTCATCTATGAGCAGCGGCTGACTGTTGAAATTCCCGGTTCCGTCATTTTCATACCAGACAATATTGTCATCACCGAATGATCCCACAATAACATCCTGATCTCCATCATTATCCAGATCAGCGGTATGTATGATATGAGGTCTACTTCCAGGAATTGTGTTGATGACCATTGGAGTCTCCGAACATACCCTGGCCAAAAGCAGCGGGTACAACGCAAAACGTTAGCATTACATATAATGCTGTTGTTAACGCATTTTTCATAATTACCTCCCGATTTTGTCTGATAATTATTTGAATTAGAATTAATTAGTACTTTAAACCAATCAAATATATAATAAATAACATAAAAAGCAAAGCTATTAATCCTAATATTTATAAAAAATCAAGACAAACTGAGGTGCGGTCAAGCTTTTGATTTTTATGTGCTGTTTGATTCATTGAAAAAGCGTTGCAACCTTGAAAAGGCTTCGTTATTTAACGAAGAAATCCGTAAAATTCTAAAATAATGTCTGATCAAATGAATTGTATTGCATGTTTTTCAAAATAAATATTTTGATTACCGCGAGCATGATTATCTTTATGCAATGCTCAGACAGGCATCAAGAACAGTCCGTTAAAAAACCAGTTTTTGGCGGAATCCTGAAAACAGCCTGTCTGGCCTCCATTGAAACCCTTGATCCCCAGCAATTAATATTTAAAACCGATTACAAAGCAGCCTCAATTGTGTACGAAGGCTTGACCACATTTGTCGGCGACTGCGATGAACCCAAGCCTTGTCTGGCTGAGAGCTGGGCCCTGAGCAGTGACGGCAAAAAGCTGACATTTTTTCTGCGTGATTCGGTATTTTTTCATAATGATCCTTGTTTTCCGAACAGCAGAGGCCGGCGGCTGTGTGCCGATGATGTCATTTATACATTCCATCGACTGGCTGACGCTCGAACCCAATGCCTTGAATACAGTATGTTTGCCGGAAAGATAATCGGTATCGATGACTATCATACCGGAAAGACCAAGCATATATCCGGGATTGTAAAAAATGACAGTCTCACAGTTACGTTCATGCTGACCCGACCTTTTGCTGCATTTTTCAAGTATCTGGCGACACATATTTGCTATATCGTTCCGCAGGAAGCAGTAACCTATTATGGAGACTCGTTTTCACACCATCCCGTCGGAACCGGCGCCTTTCGGCTAAGCCGCTGGCAGCAGCTAAAAACCCTTTACTTTGAGCGGCATTCCAATTATTGGAAAAAAGACAACTATGGCCGGCACTTGCCGTATCTGGACTCTATACATCTACACCTGATTTCCCGGCCGGTTATGGTTATCTCTGAACTGTACAAAGACAATCTTGATCTTGCCACTCTCAATCAAAAGCAATTCGATCAGCTTGTAAACCAGGACAAACTGCATGAACAGCATTTTATGATCCAGGCCACTCCTTCCTATAATATTCGCTTTTTTGCTTTTTCTCTGAACAAAACAGGCAAGGCGACCCTTAAACCTGATTTAAGACAAGCGATTGCTTGCGGTTTTAACCGGGAGGAAATTCTAAATTCTCTAAATACAACCCCGGCACAGACTTTTGTCCCGGCAAAGATGCTCAGGACCAGCGAGACAACATGGTACACGTATGACCCGCGTAAAGCCGAACTTTTAGTAAAAAATTCCGGGTATGCAGGAGAACAATTTTGTATTGCCTCCAATATAGAGACAGAAGAAGTGAATCAGCTGCAGCTTGATTGTCTGCAATTGGGTTTAAATGCCGAGCTCTGCGTTCAAAAATCAGATTATTACAGCTGGGTATTCAAGGAACGTCCTGTTCTTTTCCGGGTAAGTTTTCAACCCAACTATCCGGATCCGGAAGCTTACTATAACCTTTTTTATTCCAAGATATTCAGTTGAATATAAGCGGTTATCAAAACAAGACGTTTGACCGCCTGTTTGAATCCAGTCTCAGTGAAACGGATTCGCTTCACCGATTGTCACTTTTTTCAGATATGGAAAAGCTGCTAAAGCGTGATGTCCCCGTACTTTTGTTAACAACAGAGCAGTCGGTCTACCATATCAGAAACACAAACGTCAACGGTTTTCGAATAAATTTCACTATAGAAGACTATTCGCAAATCTGGTTGGAAAAGCATGATGAAAACCCGTTATAAACTCAACACCCAAATTCAGCCTGTTCCTGACTGGATTTACAATGGTTCTGTTGATTAGTGTTTTATCATTTATTTATTTCAATCACATCTCATTAATCAAAAAAAAAGCAGAGCGTGAATTTATATAATTATCATACCCGCTTCCAGAATGAATTCCAGGCGCTGCTGCACGATTGTAAACTTGAAATGTATCCTCTTTTATATTCAGTCCCTCCCTCTGCCAATGAATTAGACGCTTTTATCACAGCCTATCCTATAAAGTACATCTCTCTTACAATGGGTAGCCCGGAATCCAGAGCAGTGCGGATTTCACCTGTGAAAATCTACGGGGGTGAGATTATATCAAAAATAGATACATTGGACTTTATCAATTCCAGTCCGCCCCTGAACCGCGACCGCAGGTCTATTGATATTCACTTTATGCACCCGGCGGACAGCAGTATGCATATTTTGGCCTCTGTGGCGCTTGATCATATTGTGGAACAAATTCTAAACAGTCTGCAGCTTCCTCCGATCTATACTTACTTTCTAACAAATTCAAACTATACCATTCTGCATTCCAACAGCATACACAATATTGGCAGCCAGTTCGATCAAATTGTTGATAATCGCGAAATATTTGCCGCTCATTCCGGTTTTTCATCTGAATACGCATGGCAAAGCTCTGAATTGCCTTATGGACTGGTTTTGTTTTTGCAAAAAGACCTGAAACCGGAATTCGCTGAATTGCACAGAAACCTGATCGGCCTGCTTGTTTTCATCCTGTTGCTTCTCCTGACTGTTTTGCTAATTGTCAGGATAATGGCTGGAAAGCTGGCAGCATCCCTGCAGGAGATAACTCGCGTCACTCAGCGAGTCTCGCATGGAGATTTCAGTCAAACAATTAAACTGCAGCGCCGGGATGAACTGGGAGAGCTGATCATGACATTCAATCAAATGGTGGATCGCCTGAATAAAAGTTACCAGGCACTCGAAAAAACCAATATAGCCCTTGAACAAAGTTTTTCCGAACTGACACGTACACGGGCTGAACTTTCTCAAAAACAAAGACTTGCGCTTGTCGGAGAAACCCTGTCAAAAATTTCTCACGAAATACAGAACAAAATCGGCGGTGTCTCCATTTGGGTGCAGAATCTAAAGATTATGGCAGCAGAGAATCCCACTATCAGCCTGTATACTTTAGAAATAGAACAGTCTCTTGATTCTTTTATGCAAATGCTGAGCAATTTTAAACGTTTTTATCGGGAACCCTCTTTAAATGTGACTCTGATTGATGCTGCGGATCTCGTCAGTGATGCAATATGGCCGTTTATAAAAGACGCTGAATCCAGAAATATCAAACTCAAAACGCATATCAAAGACCGGATTGACATCCGCGCTGATCAAGATCAAATGCTGGATGTGCTGTCCAATCTGATTATGAATGCCTTGTACTTTTCATCAGACGGAAGCGCCATAAAATGTACCGTCACCCGCAATGATGGCTATTGTAAAATAACGGTTTGTGATGACGGCCCCGGCATCCCGCCCGGTGACGAAATCCAAATCTTTCATCCGTTCTATACCACAAAAACGAGCGGCAGCGGCCTGGGTCTGGCCATTGCATCCTCTGTCATCAAGGCCCATAAAGGCAGCATAACCGTTCATAATGAGCCCGGCCATGGAGCCTGTTTCAGTTTATTTTTGCCGCTTGAAACGAATAAATCCTAACTTTTGGACCAATTATGCATATTTTGATAGCAGAAGATGACACTGCAATCCGCAAAGGCATTGCTGTTTTTATGAAACATAAAAACTATGACGTTACATCCACAGCTGACGGACAAGAGGCATTTAACCGCTGTAGGAAAAATCCACCCGATGTTATCATTTCGGATTTAAAAATGCCCGGAATGACCGGGATTGATTTACTGGACAAACTCGCTGAAAAGGAATTGCACATTCCGGTTATTATCATTACCTCTTATGCGACTGTTAAAAATGCAGTAGAGGCCATTAAAAGAGGGGCGGAAGATTATCTGACCAAACCTCTCGATCTGGAAGAGCTGCATTTAAAAATCAAACGTATTCAGCGTAAAATAAATTTAGAGGCAGAAAACCGTAATCTGCGAGCAAGTCTAAAACGACACGAAAACCCGGACATGATCGGACACAGCCGTGTCATGCAGCAGCTGCAACAATTGATTCTGCACATCGCCCGGGATCCTGATATACCGGTCATGATTTACGGTGAAAGTGGCACCGGTAAAGAATTGGCAGCTCGCGCGGTCCACAACAACAGCAGCAGAGCCGGTTCACCGTTTATCGCAGTCAATTGTGCAGCGCTCCCTGATAACCTGCTGGAAAGTGAGCTGTTTGGATACTGCCGCGGTGCTTTTACGGGTGCGATGGCAGATAAACCCGGTTTTTTTCAGACTGCGGGATCTGGCACGCTTTTTCTGGATGAAGTCAGTGAAATGAGTGCACATATGCAAGCCAAACTACTGCGTGTGCTGCAGGAACATGTAATTTATCCGTTGGGCAGCAGCAGTGAAGTACCAGTCCAGGCGCGGGTGATCGGAGCTTCCAACCGCGACCTGACAGAAATGCTACATCAAAAGACATTCCGTGAAGATCTGTATTACCGGATGAATGTCATGGAGATCACCGTTCCTCCGCTGCGCAGCCGCAAAGAAGACATTCCCGTTTTACTCGAGTTTTTTATAAAGAGATATAAACGCTCTTTACCCGCCTTTAACCTTACCGCAGATGCGATGAATGAACTGCAGTCTTATCACTGGCCCGGCAATATCCGCGAACTTGAAAACCTGACACGCAGATTGCTGCTTCTTTGCAGTGGAAGCAAAGTTTCTTCCCTGGATCTGCCGTTTTCAGTGAAAACACATCATCACAATGACTGGAACGAATTCCTGCAACGGCCGAATATCAAGACGGCCTTACAGGAAATCACCGACAAATTTGAGCAGCGTTATCTGTATTTCCATTTGCAGAAACACGGGGGAAATATTTCTAAAACAGCAGAGGAAATTGGTTTATCACGTGTGGCGCTGCATCAAAAAATAAAAC
Proteins encoded in this region:
- a CDS encoding alpha/beta hydrolase yields the protein MPENANPDKLSLYVHGGSYVSGSCSDHRGFVSKFAKTCGYVNLVYTYRLAPEHPFPAALDDSVMVYKILLDKGYQPNRILVAGGGL
- a CDS encoding alpha/beta hydrolase; this encodes MFSAHYTGTHSAKHPLIPPCTVICRDSPVFINAAMDDELYDDAERFYLKAKKVDVDFEFRSGVGRVHCYPLLSPMFREAAEAMDEIRTFIRRRLEI
- a CDS encoding FG-GAP-like repeat-containing protein, with amino-acid sequence MVINTIPGSRPHIIHTADLDNDGDQDVIVGSFGDDNIVWYENDGTGNFNSQPLLIDEDADDVQSIYVVDLDADGDLDVLSATYANNRITWYENTGAGFFSEPKMITNEASGANSVYAADMDQDGDLDVVSASIKDTKIAWYENTGDTEFGSQQVLAELDGLSSMFAADMDQDGDPDIVTISKETGNIAWHENVGIQDDELELADEPNIIYTLVPAGNCNITKVDLDVDGDPDVLASIEDADKVEWYENSGSGTFRTRAVTDSTVGVKSAFASDFDKDGDLDIVTVSYSDAYRDDKIAWFENTGNRSFSNQKIIGGYLKIRGPMAVAAADFDGDGFPDIVAASTGRDEIVWFENLLEDTGVDELTEKPNHFGLTQNYPNPFNPSTVIEYALPKTSQVTVSIYNSLGQSIKTLVNTEQTAGHHSVRWNGLDENGQTVSNGVYYYRISADQFSETKKMLLVR
- a CDS encoding ABC transporter substrate-binding protein; translation: MQCSDRHQEQSVKKPVFGGILKTACLASIETLDPQQLIFKTDYKAASIVYEGLTTFVGDCDEPKPCLAESWALSSDGKKLTFFLRDSVFFHNDPCFPNSRGRRLCADDVIYTFHRLADARTQCLEYSMFAGKIIGIDDYHTGKTKHISGIVKNDSLTVTFMLTRPFAAFFKYLATHICYIVPQEAVTYYGDSFSHHPVGTGAFRLSRWQQLKTLYFERHSNYWKKDNYGRHLPYLDSIHLHLISRPVMVISELYKDNLDLATLNQKQFDQLVNQDKLHEQHFMIQATPSYNIRFFAFSLNKTGKATLKPDLRQAIACGFNREEILNSLNTTPAQTFVPAKMLRTSETTWYTYDPRKAELLVKNSGYAGEQFCIASNIETEEVNQLQLDCLQLGLNAELCVQKSDYYSWVFKERPVLFRVSFQPNYPDPEAYYNLFYSKIFS
- a CDS encoding HAMP domain-containing sensor histidine kinase, whose translation is MNLYNYHTRFQNEFQALLHDCKLEMYPLLYSVPPSANELDAFITAYPIKYISLTMGSPESRAVRISPVKIYGGEIISKIDTLDFINSSPPLNRDRRSIDIHFMHPADSSMHILASVALDHIVEQILNSLQLPPIYTYFLTNSNYTILHSNSIHNIGSQFDQIVDNREIFAAHSGFSSEYAWQSSELPYGLVLFLQKDLKPEFAELHRNLIGLLVFILLLLLTVLLIVRIMAGKLAASLQEITRVTQRVSHGDFSQTIKLQRRDELGELIMTFNQMVDRLNKSYQALEKTNIALEQSFSELTRTRAELSQKQRLALVGETLSKISHEIQNKIGGVSIWVQNLKIMAAENPTISLYTLEIEQSLDSFMQMLSNFKRFYREPSLNVTLIDAADLVSDAIWPFIKDAESRNIKLKTHIKDRIDIRADQDQMLDVLSNLIMNALYFSSDGSAIKCTVTRNDGYCKITVCDDGPGIPPGDEIQIFHPFYTTKTSGSGLGLAIASSVIKAHKGSITVHNEPGHGACFSLFLPLETNKS
- a CDS encoding sigma-54 dependent transcriptional regulator, producing MHILIAEDDTAIRKGIAVFMKHKNYDVTSTADGQEAFNRCRKNPPDVIISDLKMPGMTGIDLLDKLAEKELHIPVIIITSYATVKNAVEAIKRGAEDYLTKPLDLEELHLKIKRIQRKINLEAENRNLRASLKRHENPDMIGHSRVMQQLQQLILHIARDPDIPVMIYGESGTGKELAARAVHNNSSRAGSPFIAVNCAALPDNLLESELFGYCRGAFTGAMADKPGFFQTAGSGTLFLDEVSEMSAHMQAKLLRVLQEHVIYPLGSSSEVPVQARVIGASNRDLTEMLHQKTFREDLYYRMNVMEITVPPLRSRKEDIPVLLEFFIKRYKRSLPAFNLTADAMNELQSYHWPGNIRELENLTRRLLLLCSGSKVSSLDLPFSVKTHHHNDWNEFLQRPNIKTALQEITDKFEQRYLYFHLQKHGGNISKTAEEIGLSRVALHQKIKRYKITVNSG